A genomic window from Euryarchaeota archaeon includes:
- a CDS encoding 30S ribosomal protein S8e, with product MAIWQAESVRMNSGGRRIRSHKKRRFEIGREPHPTGLGETKRKTVRVRAASTKTRLLQGNVAYVTDPKTGTTKKSEIKTVAENAANPNYVRRNILTKGAIIVTGLGKARVTSRPGQRGVISAVLLGK from the coding sequence ATGGCAATCTGGCAGGCCGAATCGGTCCGGATGAACAGCGGCGGACGAAGGATACGAAGCCACAAGAAGCGCCGCTTCGAGATCGGGCGCGAGCCCCACCCGACTGGCCTCGGCGAGACCAAGCGCAAGACCGTGCGCGTGCGCGCGGCTTCGACGAAGACCCGCCTTCTCCAAGGGAACGTCGCTTACGTGACGGATCCCAAGACCGGGACCACCAAGAAAAGCGAGATAAAGACGGTGGCCGAGAACGCGGCGAACCCGAACTACGTGAGGCGAAACATCCTCACGAAGGGCGCCATCATCGTGACAGGCCTTGGCAAGGCGCGAGTGACCAGCCGGCCGGGCCAGCGCGGTGTCATTAGCGCCGTCCTTCTCGGGAAATAG
- a CDS encoding class I SAM-dependent methyltransferase, with protein MTVEARSQGAFDSHWKDVERAGAGDWTPDAADGVRRFFKEHLQPGMSVLEIGCGSGTGLADLVKERRVRGFGIDISAAASRLSVRSAGAKGVDATIATMSALQLGYKDGTFDALYSVGVLEHFRDPAPFLAETGRVIKVGGLMMVDVPQRWNLYTLYKKGLMALNRWPPGWETEFSGPELRGLLSGAGFTHLATMYHGPFLYPHLRHLIRKRARPLISAYDAIGKAVSSPRNQFVTVVGRKRTG; from the coding sequence GTGACCGTCGAGGCCCGCTCGCAAGGCGCCTTCGACTCACATTGGAAGGACGTGGAGAGGGCAGGCGCCGGCGATTGGACGCCGGATGCGGCGGACGGTGTCAGGAGGTTCTTCAAGGAGCACCTGCAGCCCGGAATGAGCGTCCTTGAGATCGGTTGCGGTAGCGGCACCGGCCTTGCGGACCTAGTCAAGGAACGTCGCGTCCGGGGCTTCGGTATCGATATCTCGGCCGCGGCATCACGGTTATCGGTGAGATCGGCCGGGGCGAAAGGCGTAGACGCCACGATCGCGACGATGTCCGCCCTTCAACTCGGATACAAGGACGGCACCTTTGACGCACTTTATTCGGTCGGTGTCTTGGAGCATTTTCGCGACCCGGCGCCATTCCTCGCGGAGACAGGGCGCGTCATCAAGGTCGGAGGCCTCATGATGGTCGACGTCCCGCAGCGGTGGAACCTCTACACATTGTACAAGAAAGGGCTGATGGCGTTGAACAGGTGGCCGCCGGGATGGGAGACGGAATTCTCCGGACCCGAACTTCGCGGTCTATTATCGGGCGCAGGATTTACCCATCTGGCGACCATGTACCACGGCCCGTTCCTCTATCCCCATCTTCGCCACCTCATCAGGAAGAGAGCGAGGCCGCTAATAAGCGCGTACGACGCCATCGGGAAGGCGGTATCTAGTCCTCGAAACCAGTTCGTGACGGTCGTAGGAAGGAAGCGAACCGGCTAG